In Candidatus Omnitrophota bacterium, a single window of DNA contains:
- the recO gene encoding DNA repair protein RecO, producing the protein MSIQKSEGILLRSQDLRETSLILTFYTRDFGKIKGIVRGVRGSRAQCGGGSFEIFAHDEVVFYERKRSEIFTISQCDLLEFFSPVRESLERLSYAGYIVELLDSVTSVGDKNPDVFALLLNSLKLLSGESSAKRVARIFEIKLLHILGLMPTLEICANCGQKVIADARFSFRHGGLICKNCYDSDKEAKPFLPGTARFIEYIRSSPFERVARVKVAAEVGKELESMLRKFLDYHIERRLKSLEFIKEIERA; encoded by the coding sequence ATGTCCATCCAAAAATCCGAAGGCATTCTACTGCGCAGCCAGGATCTAAGGGAAACCAGCCTCATACTTACATTCTATACCAGGGATTTCGGAAAGATAAAGGGGATAGTGCGCGGAGTAAGAGGTTCACGCGCGCAATGCGGAGGCGGCAGTTTTGAGATATTCGCTCACGACGAGGTAGTCTTTTACGAGCGTAAGCGCAGTGAGATATTTACCATATCCCAGTGCGATCTGTTGGAATTTTTTAGTCCGGTGCGGGAGTCATTGGAGAGGCTCTCTTACGCCGGCTATATAGTAGAGTTGCTCGATTCCGTTACGTCGGTAGGGGACAAGAATCCTGACGTATTCGCCCTTTTACTGAACAGCCTGAAGCTGCTGTCCGGGGAGTCGAGCGCAAAACGCGTTGCGAGGATCTTCGAGATAAAATTGCTCCATATCCTCGGTTTGATGCCTACGCTGGAGATATGCGCTAACTGCGGACAGAAAGTGATCGCGGACGCAAGGTTCAGTTTTCGCCACGGCGGCCTGATATGCAAGAATTGCTACGACTCTGATAAAGAGGCAAAGCCTTTCCTGCCCGGGACAGCCAGGTTCATCGAATATATAAGAAGTTCTCCGTTTGAGAGGGTGGCGAGGGTAAAGGTCGCCGCGGAGGTCGGTAAGGAACTCGAGTCGATGCTCCGGAAATTCCTCGATTATCACATAGAGCGCCGGCTAAAGAGCCTGGAATTTATCAAGGAGATAGAGAGGGCGTAA
- a CDS encoding diacylglycerol kinase: MLKSERNMRIHFLAALFLILLGAFLNFSYLEILIMCITITLVLASEMVNTAIELIVDMVKSEFHPMARIIKDVGAGVVLITSINAVIVGYILFSRRIPFNIEEAMAKVRQSPWHITFISLILVFGVSIIGKMIFHRGTPLRGGMPSGHSAVAFSIWTVITFLTNNSIVLVLTFLMAFLIARHRVKDAVHTVWEVLAGGIVGVLLTTLVFQLLR; encoded by the coding sequence GTGTTGAAGTCGGAACGCAATATGCGTATCCACTTTTTGGCCGCTTTATTTCTTATCCTGCTCGGGGCTTTCCTGAATTTCTCTTATCTCGAAATACTTATCATGTGCATTACCATAACTCTAGTGTTGGCAAGCGAGATGGTCAATACTGCTATAGAGCTTATAGTGGATATGGTAAAGAGCGAATTCCATCCGATGGCGAGGATAATAAAGGATGTAGGGGCGGGCGTTGTCCTGATCACATCCATCAATGCGGTTATTGTCGGGTATATACTTTTTTCCAGGAGAATACCGTTCAACATAGAAGAGGCGATGGCAAAGGTAAGACAATCGCCATGGCATATTACTTTTATATCCCTCATCCTTGTCTTTGGCGTCAGCATTATAGGAAAAATGATATTTCACAGGGGTACGCCTTTAAGGGGCGGAATGCCGTCAGGCCATTCAGCAGTGGCTTTTTCCATTTGGACTGTCATAACATTCCTGACCAATAACTCCATAGTCCTTGTCCTGACGTTCCTTATGGCCTTCCTTATAGCGCGCCACAGGGTCAAAGATGCGGTACATACGGTGTGGGAAGTCTTAGCGGGCGGGATCGTGGGAGTCCTGCTCACAACCCTTGTGTTTCAGTTGTTAAGATAA
- the ybeY gene encoding rRNA maturation RNase YbeY, producing the protein MRVKTVKIVNLNRRYELNCAAIKKIVSHVLRYIKKIGAAELEIVFLDNRAISSLNKKYKNRPRPTDVLSFRIERLEFGYRLFFGEIFISVDRAAENSIVFGTDVAEEVTLYVIHGVLHLFGYDDETTSDKARMSRKESSILKFIRKKEDLSKVLMPR; encoded by the coding sequence TTGAGAGTCAAGACAGTTAAAATAGTAAACCTGAACAGGCGGTACGAATTAAATTGTGCCGCGATAAAAAAAATAGTATCGCATGTTTTAAGATATATAAAGAAAATCGGAGCGGCTGAGTTAGAGATTGTTTTCCTGGACAATAGAGCGATAAGTTCGCTGAATAAAAAATATAAGAACCGGCCCCGGCCGACAGACGTATTGAGTTTCAGGATTGAGAGGCTCGAGTTCGGTTATCGCTTGTTTTTCGGCGAGATATTTATATCGGTTGACAGGGCCGCGGAAAATTCCATTGTTTTCGGAACCGATGTTGCGGAAGAAGTAACACTATACGTGATTCACGGCGTCCTTCATCTCTTCGGCTATGATGATGAGACGACGTCCGATAAGGCCAGGATGTCAAGAAAGGAATCCAGCATATTAAAATTTATCCGGAAGAAAGAAGATTTGTCGAAAGTTTTAATGCCGCGGTAG
- the aspS gene encoding aspartate--tRNA ligase, with amino-acid sequence MLRTHTCGELTDKDVGKTVKLCGWVGSRRDHGNIIFIDIRDGYGITQVVFNPQLEAVVHKQAEGLRPEFVFKVEGVVEKRPDGTQNKKISTGLVEVRANALEVLNTAATPPFEITDNIAVTEEARLKYRYLDLRRNAMQKSLRLRHKVCKLARDYFDERNFVEVETPILTKSTPEGARDYLVPSRVNQGMFYALPQSPQLFKQILMVSAFDRYFQIAKCFRDEDLRADRQPEFTQFDIEMSFVTEDDIFELSEGLMKKIFKGAVGVDLKTPFPRLKYAESMSRFGCDKPDTRFGLELKEITDIVKGCKFKIFQGVLEKKGRIIAINAKTCGAYSRSQVDELIEFVKEYGAKGLANFKVEKGALSSQIDKFFSKEELSAIKDVLAAEDGDMIFIVADKERVAYDSMAALRKLLGKRLKLIDEKRFDFLWVTDFPLFKYNEEEKRWESEHHPFTSVHPEDLSFLEKSESLDKVRSRSYDLVINGTEIGSGSIRIHQKNMQELIFKTIGISDEEARLRFGFLLDAFRYGAPPHGGVAFGLDRLMTFFIGCESIRDVIAFPKTQKAICPMTSAPSSVDDKQLNELGIKIKKP; translated from the coding sequence ATGCTGAGGACACATACTTGCGGTGAACTGACGGATAAGGATGTAGGTAAGACAGTGAAGTTGTGCGGCTGGGTCGGCAGCCGGAGGGATCACGGGAATATCATCTTCATAGATATCAGGGACGGATACGGTATTACCCAGGTCGTCTTCAATCCCCAGCTTGAAGCCGTTGTCCATAAGCAGGCGGAAGGCCTTCGCCCCGAATTCGTATTCAAGGTCGAGGGTGTTGTTGAGAAGAGGCCCGACGGCACTCAGAACAAAAAGATATCTACCGGCCTGGTGGAAGTGCGGGCAAACGCCCTGGAGGTGCTGAATACAGCGGCTACGCCGCCGTTCGAGATAACGGACAATATTGCGGTCACCGAAGAGGCCAGGTTAAAATACAGGTATCTCGACCTGCGCCGGAACGCGATGCAGAAAAGCCTGCGTTTAAGGCATAAAGTCTGCAAGCTTGCCAGGGACTATTTCGATGAGAGGAATTTCGTCGAGGTCGAGACCCCGATCCTCACAAAGTCGACCCCCGAAGGGGCGAGGGATTATCTGGTCCCGTCAAGGGTTAACCAGGGCATGTTCTACGCTCTCCCGCAATCGCCGCAATTATTTAAACAGATATTGATGGTCTCCGCGTTCGACAGGTATTTCCAGATAGCGAAATGTTTCAGGGATGAGGATTTACGGGCCGACAGGCAGCCGGAATTTACCCAATTCGATATCGAGATGTCGTTTGTGACCGAAGATGATATATTCGAGCTCTCCGAAGGGCTAATGAAGAAGATATTCAAAGGCGCCGTAGGCGTGGACCTGAAGACGCCGTTCCCGCGCTTGAAGTACGCCGAGTCGATGTCACGATTCGGATGCGACAAACCGGATACCCGGTTTGGGCTTGAGCTTAAAGAGATAACAGATATAGTGAAGGGATGCAAATTCAAGATATTCCAGGGCGTCCTCGAAAAGAAGGGCAGGATAATCGCGATAAACGCGAAGACTTGCGGGGCGTATTCGCGCAGCCAGGTCGATGAACTGATAGAGTTCGTGAAAGAGTACGGCGCCAAAGGGCTCGCTAATTTCAAGGTCGAAAAAGGCGCTTTAAGTTCGCAGATAGACAAGTTCTTCTCCAAAGAAGAACTATCCGCAATAAAGGATGTATTGGCCGCGGAAGACGGCGATATGATATTCATAGTAGCGGACAAAGAGAGAGTGGCCTATGATTCTATGGCGGCTTTGCGCAAACTTCTCGGTAAAAGGCTTAAGCTCATCGACGAGAAGAGGTTTGACTTCCTGTGGGTGACCGATTTTCCGTTATTTAAATATAACGAAGAGGAGAAGAGGTGGGAGTCGGAGCACCATCCTTTTACTTCCGTCCATCCCGAGGATCTGTCGTTCCTGGAAAAAAGCGAGTCACTGGACAAGGTAAGGTCGCGGTCTTACGATCTGGTCATAAACGGCACTGAGATAGGCTCCGGCAGCATAAGGATACATCAGAAAAATATGCAGGAGCTTATATTTAAGACGATCGGTATCAGCGATGAAGAGGCACGGCTAAGGTTCGGCTTTTTGCTGGACGCTTTCAGGTACGGCGCCCCTCCGCACGGAGGGGTAGCGTTCGGGCTCGACAGGCTCATGACGTTCTTTATCGGATGCGAATCTATCAGGGACGTCATAGCTTTCCCGAAGACGCAGAAAGCTATATGCCCCATGACGAGCGCGCCGTCGTCCGTTGATGATAAACAGTTGAATGAGTTGGGGATAAAAATCAAAAAGCCGTAA